The following coding sequences lie in one Manis pentadactyla isolate mManPen7 chromosome 19, mManPen7.hap1, whole genome shotgun sequence genomic window:
- the GPATCH2 gene encoding G patch domain-containing protein 2 isoform X3: MFGAAGRQPIGSPAAGNSWHFSRTMEELVHDLVSALEESSEQARGGFAETGDHSRSISCPLKRQARKRRGRKRRSYNVHHPWETGHCLSEGSDSSLEEPSRDYRENHNNNKKDPSDSDDQMLVAKRRPSSNLNNNVRGKRPLWHESDFAVDSLGNRTLRRRRKVKRMAVDLPHDIASKRTMTQPLEGCRDQDMDNDRAYQYQEFTKNKIKKRKLKIIRQGPKIQDEGVVLESEEMSQFNKDKMEYEEQKVSDELMSESESSSLSSTDAGLFTNDEGRQGDDEQSDWFYEKESGGACGIAGVVPWWEKEDPSKLDKNLPDPVFESILTGSFPLMSHPGRRGFQARLSRLHGMTSKNIKKSGGTPTSMATNWTSEIPL, encoded by the exons gcaTTTCAGTCGAACCATGGAAGAACTGGTTCACGATCTTGTCTCAGCACTGGAGGAGAGCTCAGAGCAAGCTCGAGGCGGATTTGCTGAGACCGGAGATCATTCTCGAAGTATTTCTTGCCCTTTGAAACGCCAGGCGAGAAAAAGAAGGGGGAGAAAACGGAGGTCGTATAACGTTCATCACCCGTGGGAGACGGGCCACTGCTTAAGTGAAGGCTCTGATTCGAGTTTAGAAGAACCAAGCAGGGACTATAGAGAGAATCACAATAACAATAAGAAAGATCCTAGTGACTCTGATGACCAAATGTTAGTGGCAAAGCGCAGGCCATCATCGAACTTAAATAATAATGTTCGAGGGAAAAGACCTCTCTGGCACGAGTCTGATTTCGCTGTGGACAGCCTCGGGAACCGAACTCTGCGCCGGAGGCGGAAGGTAAAACGCATGGCGGTGGATCTGCCCCACGACATTGCCAGCAAGCGGACGATGACCCAGCCCCTGGAAGGCTGTAGAGACCAGGACATGGACAATGACAGAGCTTACCAGTATCAAGAGTTTACGAAGAACAAaatcaaaaaaaggaaattgaaaataaTTAGACAAGGACCAAAAATCCAAGACGAAGGAGTGGTTTTAGAAAGTGAGGAAATGAGCCAGTTCAATAAAGACAAAATGGAATATGAAGAGCAAAAAGTCTCAGATGAACTCATGAGTGAAAG TGAGTCCAGCAGTCTCAGCAGCACTGATGCTGGTTTGTTTACCAATGATGAGGGAAGACAAG GTGATGATGAGCAGAGTGACTGGTTTTATGAAAAGGAATCAGGTGGAGCCTGTGGCATCGCTGGAGTAGTGCCCTGGTGGGAGAAGGAAGATCCTTCCAAGCTAGACAAAAATTTACCAGATCCTGTCTTTGAAAGTATCTTAACTGGTTCTTTCCCCCTTATGTCGCATCCGGGAAGAAGAG GTTTCCAAGCTAGACTCAGTCGCCTTCATGGAATGACTtctaagaatattaaaaaatctgGAGGGACCCCAACTTCAATG GCTACAAACTGGACCAGTGAGATTCCCCTATAA